In the Zerene cesonia ecotype Mississippi chromosome 28, Zerene_cesonia_1.1, whole genome shotgun sequence genome, GGCGCAACGCGTGCGGCTCACCGTCGACGACGTCGCAGGCGATGCGCATGCGCTGCGCGAAGGAGAGGCCGGCGCGCACGGCCGCGTGCAGGTCGCGCGCCCACCGCTCCGACACCAGCACCACGCTGGGGCCCTCCCCCGCACCCCCCGCCCCGCCGCGCTGCACCAGCGAGCCCAGCAGCCGCACTATGCGCGGGTGGGGGGGGATGCTCCTGGGGGTCGGAGTCATCAACTCAAGTCAGACAAGTATACTATAAGTATATCACAATACcattcaaattaatgaaaaaaaaaacgcctTCAAGAAGTAAAAAATTCAAGTCCAATTGACGAAATGCTGGCTCATATACAGAAGTGTGTGTATGCGGGTACATATTTTTGCCACCCTCACAATCGAATCTTACTCATTACTAAACACACTAagtacactaatattataaatgtgaaagtttgtttgtttgcatgtttgtccatcaatgacgctgaaactactgaacggattttgacgaaatttgGCATatagctgacttgggtgatagaatactttttttatgtcacagtcggcaatggagctggtgggacgcctgatggtaagcgctaccaccgcccatgaacatttggtgAGGCGTgaagtcgattgcagaccttaacccgattaaatgctcccttgggataaaacaggaatcttgatatccgggcgaagccgggacgaacgtccagtatattataactatattcaCTTGTATCGACTCTTTGCTGTCGTCATGCGTGTGAGCGTGAGCACGTGCGTGACGTacgtgtgtgcgtgcgcgtACGCATGAATTTGATCAATGACATGCAACCGTTTCTATTATAACCATCTTCCCaaataaagagaaagaaaTCTGCCTCCCCACTGTCTGATACGACTGCCGTTAGATATAAGAATTTTCTAATGcgaattttagttttaattttatttaattattaagattaacATATCGTTTACCATAAAGCGAGCCTCCAGCTCAGAAggccgctatgacataaaaccTCACCTGGTATAAAAGAACTCCATAGCCAGCTCGTGGTAGTGCCTCGTGTCGGCGGGCAGCACGGACTTGGCCGCGACGGGGCTGTGCCCCGCCCACGAGCCGCGCACCGCGTACACCACGCCGTACTGACCGCGACctttgacatttatttattttatttatttattcacaccaAATAGAACTTACTACCATTACAGGATATTATCCTAATTCGACAgagttcttttataaaaaaaaaggaaaacaaaactaaaaaactatttcatacaaaagaaaaaaaaaatttttgcttATCACagcttatttataacaatagcaAAGATGATATAATAGTACCTTTGAAAACTCACTCAAAGCACAAGAAAACACATCTATTTTATCGTGTATTTCGTTAATGGTACGGATTGCACAAATCAAAGGGGTTTTGGCTAATAGATTTTGTCCTCGCTACTGGTACACGCACCATACACCCACACCCACACGTACCGATCTCTCGCCCCAAATCCGGGGTCCCGTACATGAGGAGGTCGCACATCGAGGTGCTCTCCAAGCACAGGCGGGCGAACGACGGCGCATATCTGGAATAGAGGGAACATAAACGATGTGGTCATTTCATTCGTATTGCATTCCACCATtgtaatagttatatttaatttgggACGTGCAGTTAGtagataaaatttcaattgaaatttggCTCTGTGACAAATGTCAAATTAGgtgtgtttaatataaaaaaaaaaacattattttatggtgAGAGTTGGCAAGTCGTTCGAGTAAGCATACATTTATGTAAGCTTTAcattctaaatattaaaaaccgtTTCCcgctatactatatataatacgttTTCCTTAGTGAGAAGTATTTTGAACTAAATGCCTTTGTTAcaaaatttccttttatttatactaatataatacgcgctaatctcaaaaactactcgtcctatttgaaaaattatttcagtgtttgatagcccatttattgaggaagactataggctatatatgtaccacgagcgaagccggggcggaacgATAGTACTTCTGTATAACTTAGCAGGATTTAAGTTATACTAACTTTTTTCTTATAGCCAACTTAACGTCTTCCGTGTGATGCAAGCGGCTGGACAGTGAGCTTTCGAGCGAACACAGCGCGGACTGGTAGCGCTCGTGCGCTACGCTTAGACGTTCTAGGATCTGGAATtaacagtaattaattattaattactctCATAAAACTGTGTTTAAAATggcttaataataatgaaaatatatatttttttattttaatatatttgttttggaTAAATGACTGATGGGACACtgattaatagttttattgatttaactatttatttgttattgaaagaaaaaataacacaaacataATACCCCATCGCCACAGAAGACCTGCGTGAATAGTAGCACGCTACTGTGTGACGGTGAGGCgaaggcccgtatccttttccttaaatgttcatgagcggtggtagcgcttatcatcaggcgacccaccaactCAGTTTCCCGCTTTGACACAAAAAAGGCCGATCGGCTTTAGCCAACCTACTATTCTTAGTGTAGGGGGCAGTGTAGAGAGTAGTGTAGTGGGTAGTGTAGTGTGTAGTCTAGTGGGTAGTGTGGTGGGTAGTGTGGTGGGTAGTGTGGTGGGTAGTGTGGTGGGTAGTGTGGTGGGTAGTGTGGTGGGTAGTGTGGTGGGTAGTGTAGTGAGTAGTGTAGTGAGTAGTGTGGTGGCACCTGCGCGGAGAGCAGGCGCGCGAGGCGCGGCGCGGAGAGCGAGGCGAgcgcggcgagcgcggcgcggcggcgccaGGCGGCGCTGAGCGCGCAGCACGCGGCGGCGCCGGCGCCGGGCGGCGCGCGCAGGCGGCGCAGCAGCGCGCGCAGCGAGTCGAGCAGCGCGCGCAGCAGCGAGTAGGAGGCGGCGGGCTGCAGGTCgaccgcgcgcgccgcgcccgccagcgcgcgcgccgccgcgctcgCCCCGCCCGCCCNNNNNNNNNNNNNNNNNNNNNNNNNNNNNNNNNNNNNNNNNNNNNNNNNNNNNNNNNNNNNNNNNNNNNNNNNNNNNNNNNNNNNNNNNNNNNNNNNNNNNNNNNNNNNNNNNNNNNNNNNNNNNNNNNNNNNNNNNNNNNNNNNNNNNNNNNNNNNNNNNNNNNNNNNNNNNNNNNNNNNNNNNNNNNNNNNNNNNNNNNNNNNNNNNNNNNNNNNNNNNNNNNNNNNNNNNNNNNNNNNNNNNNNNNNNNNNNNNNNNNNNNNNNNNNNNNNNNNNNNNNNNNNNNNNNNNNNNNNNNNNNNNNNNNNNNNNNNNNNNNNNNNNNNNNNNNNNNNNNNNNNNNNNNNNNNNNNNNNNNNNNNNNNNNNNNNNNNNNNNNNNNNNNNNNNNNNNNNNNNNNNNNNNNNNNNNNNNNNNNNNNNNNNNNNNNNNNNNNNNNNNNNNNNNNNNNNNNNNNNNNNNNNNNNNNNNNNNNNNNNNNNNNNNNNNNNNNNNNNNNNNNNNNNNNNNNNNNNNNNNNNNNNNNNNNNNNNNNNNNNNNNNNNNNNNNNNNNNNNNNNNNNNNNNNNNNNNNNNNNNNNNNNNNNNNNNNNNNNNNNNNNNNNNNNNNNNNNNNNNNNNNNNNNNNNNNNNNNNNNNNNNNNNNNNNNNNNNNNNNNNNNNNNNNNNNNNNNNNNNNNNNNNNNNNNNNNNNNNNNNNNNNNNNNNNNNNNNNNNNNNNNNNNNNNNNNNNNNNNNNNNNNNNNNNNNNNNNNNNNNNNNNNNNNNNNNNNNNNNNNNNNNNNNNNNNNNNNNNNNNNNNNNNNNNNNNNNNNNNNNNNNNNNNNNNNNNNNNNNNNNNNNNNNNNNNNNNNNNNNNNNNNNNNNNNNNNNNNNNNNNNNNNNNNNNNNNNNNNNNNNNNNNNNNNNNNNNNNNNNNNNNNNNNNNNNNNNNNNNNNNNNNNNNNNNNNNNNNNNNNNNNNNNNNNNNNNNNNNNNNNNNNNNNNNNNNNNNNNNNaccgcgcgcgccgcgcccgccagcgcgcgcgccgccgcgctcgCCCCGCCCGCCCCACTCTCCGCCGCGCACGCCGCCTCCAGCGACTGCAGGCATCTGCGACACACATACTTTCTCTTAGTGAGTAACGAGGACCCAGTATAATATGTTCCACACACATTAACCTAAtgctcatttataaaagcattttttttaactcttgTTAACcaacttaataaaaacgaGTAACccaattcgactgtatgtttatttatttttcgtttttatttattaatgacaaTTTTCCCTCAACTAATTTTGGTCAAGCTCCAACAATTTGTAAGcgatttaagtttttgttaaagatataatttataagaattttgaTTACTAGAAAactgaaaatgaaattaaatgccGCGTTACATGCACCTGGTATTATATTGttctaaaatctaaattactaataaaacaaattttaaaataatccatTACCTTTCCAACGTCCCGAAGTAGGCGTCCTTCAGACAATCGACGAAATTGACTAGCTTCAAACTTATCTTGTGACTAAGCTTCGATAAAACTGAAACGAAACATTGTAATGGTAACAAAACTAAGGTTccacaaacaattattatattagcaaGGACTTTGATGTTCAACAAAATATGTCAATACCGCattcatattatgaaaataatgacgTCATCCTTGTCCATCTAGCCACGCCCCAAATCAATTAGAATGCTAGAAATTACTTACTTATGGAtgtgcattaaaatatatacattgcCATGTAACAATAGCATTTACAATTAACAATCTTTGCCTATCGAGTCACCATTGCAAATTGAATCCAATTGAATTGTGGACCCATATAAACATTATGAATATGGGTCGTTTTTTGCAATGGCTCCGCGTGCAAAATGTGTGACGTATTAAGctgataaatcaataatttagttAGCAATAGtatattatcctactatcctactaatattataaatacgaaaatttgtaaggatgagtgtgtgtttgttgctctttcacgcaaaaactactgacccaattacaataaatttggtacgtagacagctggactactggaataatatatgggtaactttttatcccgatattctaaCAGGATATGGACTTTCGCGACTGAAatcgcggggtgcagctagtagtcgATAATAGTTGAAGAAATTCTGCGACCACATGACatgcaaaaaaaataccgaCGTCGAAAAATTACGTTTTGATGACGTCATGAGGCCCGCGgaacaaaattctttcacaatatacaatataactgGAAAATCTACTATCCATCTACTAGTGATTTAAGTAATTTGAAGACAGTGTTTACCattaaacttgttttttttttggttaaaagtttttaattcctCGTGAATACACCCTTATCTGATGACGTCACTATTTCATAGGTCGTAAGCGTAAAGCACTTAACAAGTTCTAACACTCACCCGTCCTCTGTACGTCAAGCGAGGCGTTCTTAGTGGAGAGGGGGGCGGAGCACCCGGACAGGCTCCACGCGCCCGAGGACTGGCACCGCAGCCCGAACGAGTTGCCCTCCACGCTCTGGATAACGCAGATATAGTTTGCGATACGGGAAAGGACACAGAATAGTTAAATTTGAGAAATCCCACGGGACCAGATCTATATGGGGAAGACCTCGGCCTGTCTTTCTTTAGGCAGGCAAAGCCGCAGACGCAAAGTTAATAAACATGCctctagtatataaatatgtggaATATAACTTTActtctataaatttttgttacctGCATCCCATAACTGTGGCTGGCCGCGAAGCTCTCGTCATTGGACGGCACGATATCGTAGTCGTCGAAGTTAAAACTGTCGTACGACAGCGCCTCCTCGACATCTGACAAGTCCCTTTCATCATCGGGACTCTGCTGGCTGGAATCCATTATGTCAGAGCGCTCGCTCGACTTAGTGTCGCTCTGACCGGATTTATTACTGGATTCTTTGGTTTTTAAACGGTTAAGTGGTATGGAGACTGGCGAGCCGCGGGGGGAGTAGAAGGTGGAGTTCGATATGAGGAATTGCGTGTCTTGGTGGCAGGGGAGATCTGAAAATAAGCGAATTTAGACCTTAATAAAATTGCTCAGATACAGGGGTTCGTGGGACAAATTTATCGCGGTTCtcggttaaataaataaaaatcaacacacaaataataatagagtCACAAAAATGATTTTCTTGTCTGTTTTTAAGACAAGGtctgttttgatttttttaaatttgtctgtgatataaataatcaatataaaacctGTACATTCAGTGTATCAAGGGAAGGATacactggaaagaaggaatgaattCTATCGGTTTCTCCTAAATACAGGTAGCCCAGCAATCTAGCTAGGGAAACATcggctttatatattaactttaaaaatatatgtaaggcaattttttttgttactgttataaattgttaattttaaaaatgtatgtatgtataaatattgttataaataaataaatatgtaggaatacttgctgcgccccgcggtttcacccgcgtaagtccgtatcccgtaggaatatcgggataaaaagttgcctatatgttattccagttgtccagctatctacttaccaaattttacaaaccttcgcaaatccttacaaactttcgcatttataatattagtaggatatgaaTTAGGAAGGGCAGGAAAATCAAAACGGAAATAGGTTATATTAATGAACGATCTTCATATTCGTCATAATCTTGTCGTTTTATCTAACACATCACCCCAACATTTTTCCTATATTGTCTGACAATGAGAAAAAATGGAGAAACAAACCGTCCACACTCCAGTCCATGTTTTGAATGTCGTTTTTCATTTCATCGAGCACTTCTTGTAGTAACTGTATCAATTCCTGTTTCTTATCTCCCTCCGTGAATTTCTCGGTTATCgtctgaaaatatatataatttaattcaatcaaaatcatcttttttctttctattttcaCAAAACTCATAATTAAATGGAGATTCGCATAACTTTCGATCGAATacaccaaattttataattctattttgtGTTGATATCGTAACgaaaaaattttgttacactcaagaatcatcaaaatcggttcaccccaTCGAAAGCTTTGAagtaacatacacaaaaaatacaatcgaatcgAAAAATTCctctttttttacatttggtTGAAAAGCAAgcttattaaattaagtaaattaaccGCACGTAATCCATAAAAAACATCACCTCATACAGGTGTTGTTCCTGTCTAGCGACATACTGTATCTTCTTGGGGATCACTTGCAATTCTCTCGCGAGATCAAACGACGCGAGGATCAAACGCTGCACCAGCTTTACGTGGATCTGTAAAGTAAAGCTCCTATAGTAAACgaatataagctatattaacatataaataaggaTTAGTTTCGTTCGCATTATAAAGCactatttttatctaaattatacTCTTATAAACTGTTAGTGAAACCAACAATCTGTTACtataaacagtttaaaataGTTCCATACTTTGCACACTTTcagtatagaaaaaattcacatttacTATGGTAGAAATAAAGTCTAAATTCCATCAGCAGACTTAACAGAGAGCACATTCTAGCGATGCcatgtatatatactaatatcataaagctgaagaatttcttctttgtttgaacgcactaatctcaggaaactactggtccgatttgaaaaattcttttagtgttCGATAGCCGATTTTTGAGGCTATAgactatacatgtaccacgggcgaagccggggcggaccgctagtcataTGTGATATCGTGTGTTGGATGTGATGTGTGGTATAATACTCGTGATACACGTGCCGTGTGAAGTGTAGTTGTTCAAAAATGAACTCTATTACTATGAGAATAGAACTGAAAACCGCTCACCTCGCTGAGCAGCGAGCACTGCGCCAGCAGCGCGCTCTGCGCGCAGTCGGTGGCGAACTTCAGCACAGCGCTGAGCAGGCCGGTGCGGCTCCGGAGCGTCCTGCCGGCCGGCTCCCTCCTCCGCCTCTCGGTGTCTGCGCTCGACTTGTCCATGTTCTTCAGTATGTCCGTGTCGTCCAGTATCACCCATGTGGACTTCACGTGGTGCTTCGGTGGCGGGTTCGCtggaatgttattaaatatacctacatataatatactagcggtcctggtacatatataacctatagcctata is a window encoding:
- the LOC119837603 gene encoding dual serine/threonine and tyrosine protein kinase-like, which produces MAGGGWRRSAGRVRTLRVLLRDTTRALQDVQDILPCDAEVSETVEKLGVQSSRPTALVILGTSQRAKARLLHCILGRRLLPDNLPRGCRWLRIQYGASTQVHLTLGTSEFELVEDLECNREPWDILPLQDLLRKDNTDLTTVLEVELNNSFLKDGLRIVIPPDIDADPGLLTYQTLKEDYSDFYQKREAILRNYAPIYLYAMDRYGSNIFNETVNKMEVSRNDEDFWTGFSLYSFERVERKAESTESVWKDAESSVFNAENLLDFHQIKEINPNSQFLFILFSDSARESRVELREASECTESCRDRSEELPESDRDLLRDGVIRHTQEPSGQADVRAQEEKIAFMNELLDQWECISNPPPKHHVKSTWVILDDTDILKNMDKSSADTERRRREPAGRTLRSRTGLLSAVLKFATDCAQSALLAQCSLLSEIHVKLVQRLILASFDLARELQVIPKKIQYVARQEQHLYETITEKFTEGDKKQELIQLLQEVLDEMKNDIQNMDWSVDDLPCHQDTQFLISNSTFYSPRGSPVSIPLNRLKTKESSNKSGQSDTKSSERSDIMDSSQQSPDDERDLSDVEEALSYDSFNFDDYDIVPSNDESFAASHSYGMQSVEGNSFGLRCQSSGAWSLSGCSAPLSTKNASLDVQRTVLSKLSHKISLKLVNFVDCLKDAYFGTLERCLQSLEAACAAESGAGGASAAAAAARALAGAARAVDLQPAASYSLLRALLDSLRALLRRLRAPPGAGAAACCALSAAWRRRAALAALASLSAPRLARLLSAQILERLSVAHERYQSALCSLESSLSSRLHHTEDVKLAIRKKYAPSFARLCLESTSMCDLLMYGTPDLGREIGRGQYGVVYAVRGSWAGHSPVAAKSVLPADTRHYHELAMEFFYTRSIPPHPRIVRLLGSLVQRGGAGGAGEGPSVVLVSERWARDLHAAVRAGLSFAQRMRIACDVVDGLRYLHSLGLVHRDVKLKNVVVDGGGRAALADLGFCAAGALVCGSLVGTPLHMAPELLAARYHAPVDVYALGVLLWYLCAGTIKLPAAFESFQNKEQLWSKVKKGLRPERLPQFSDECWDIMQSCWATDPAKRALLGDVQPRLEKVLREAEREGNQNLTYNTEGDEDSLNMTGLDD